ATGAAAGCTAACCGAGTTTCAGACCTTTTTTTGTTCgtcctcgtttttttttcttttctgtgcgATAAGAACCAAACTAAAGCATTGAAAAGAAAGAATAGTATCTTATTGCCACTTTTTATGCTGAAAAAAGTAATGGTTTCTCAATGGTAAGAAGTGCATGAatgatttattatttaaattttaactgaaacaaaggaaaaaccaGTAAGCTGAATAAACATGAGAAAATATTCaccaaaaatataataaacaaaaattgacgAAGTTTTTGGAGAATTTCATGATGTGTCCGTTAACTGAAAAACATTTAAGGAAATCTTTATTTTCCATGATAAGTATAGTTTTCTTTCAGTGTGATGCATGCGCCAGGGCTTTTGAAGGTAGCATTTTTGACGAGGTTTTTATAGCATCTCACTGCCGCTTTTTATGTTGAACAAAATGAATGGCTTCTCATTGGTAAGAAATGAATAACCTATTACTCAAATTCAGTGTAACTTagacaaaagaaaaagctgagtaaatatgaaaaaatgaatatttaccaaaaatataataaaaggaaattaacgaAATTTTTGGAGTACTACTTTACGTATATTTCATGAATGTTGAACatacaagtgaaaaaaaatagaaaataaaaaagggggaaaataaaagttaattgAAGAAATATTTGGAGGTATTTGTAGATTTCTGGAAATTATATATCTATAAAGGTTATCTCTGTTGATTCTGTGATTTTACTAAAACGAGGAACGGTCATGTCACGGGAAATGGGAACCTCAAATAAACCTGAGCCCTCAGTATCAGTGAGCCAGCCCACGAGTTCACCATTCAAAACTGAGATCAGTGATTTTTTCCAGGCTAGATGCATCTTTTTCACAGACGGCCTTCAGCTTGAAGAAGCTCAAACTTCAAAGCTACTGAAAGAACTAAGCATTTTTAAAGACATCAAATTTTCACCCACAGATATTGACGCCATGATATTCGGAGAACGCTTTCTTTACCAGATATTGTGGGCGAAAGCAAAGTTCAACTTCCAGTTCCTCTTACGCGTTGACGATGATTATTTCATATGTATGGAAAGACTTTTGTACGAGTTACCTTTTAGACCAAAAAACAACCTTAGCTGGGGTGTGTACCATTGTCATGATGAGGATTTAGTTTACATGGATGAATCATGGGCGCTGTTTTCTCAAGATGTTATCCAGCAGTTTCTGTCTCAAGATCCTCAGACAATGTTATGCCATCCTTTCGGAGATCAAACTTTTACTTTGTGGATAAACGCGTCAACTCTAAATCTTAACGATTTTAATGATCACAGACTCCATTACTGGCCACCTGCAGGTAAATTGGAGAAGTTTTATTCTATTAAGAATGTTTGTGACAAGTTCCTGGGAATACATGGCAGTTACCCGGATGTAATGCGGTATTTGTGgttaaataataatgatagccGCAAGGATATAACTGATCTAACGCTATTAAGAGAGTCTTGCTTTTTCCAAAAGGTTTTCGACGTCAATAAATTTAAAGGAGTATATGGTCACAAGCCAAGACGTTGTCTGGAGAAACCTCGCTGGGTTTCGATGCTTAAGTCTTGGGCAGGCAGTGAGAGTCTTGAGTTAACAAGATAAAATATTAACCTGGGTGGCGCGAAAGATTTTAAGTCGCATTTCGTACAACTAAGTTAACTGCTGGGAACTAATGCTCTCAGGTAAAtagtgaaaataacaaacatgACAGAGGAAAAAAGTTCATCCTTAAGGTAAATTGAAGATAAATTCTGTCGATTACAAATTAATTTTGAAAGCTGTAAGTCAAAGTGCAAGAAAAGGTACTTCAAAAATTAGGGTTACCCTCAGTGCTTTCCTGCCCATTACCAGCTTCTCTGTCATGCGTCAGTATGAGTTGCTTCTTAGTTTCTGTAGCTTGATACAAGAATGTTATTCTAAATTAACGGTAAATTAAATGACAGCATGTCAGCCTGGTGTTCATTGCATAGTCACTCGCTTGTAAAGCTGAAAACCAGCGGTTGCACGTCCATGGAGCCTTTAGTCTGcctagcaggcgcttggaaatagtgggcgaaagagagagcgggcgcgcgagggagacacgcgtgtcttcttctcgcgcgcccgttttttcctGTGCCcgctacttccaagcgcctgctacgcaggcgaTGAAGCCTTCCGATCCAAGTAACCTGGAGGAACGTAAAAGGAAAGGCAAACATTTTTCTCTTAGTTATTGTGTCCACGGCCCCATCTAGACAGAAAAGAAGGGCAGCCATTCGAGAAACATGGTGGAGCAAATGCCACAGCGACGGCAAGGTAAATTACTATATATACCTTGGCTCTTTAAGTGAACCTTCAAGCTTTACCTGCTGGTGCCCAGCTGTGTATAGTTAAAACTCACATGCAGTATATATTTGAGAGCGCTTCGTCGTTCATCCTAAAGCGGCTCTTTTAGACTGTCTACTCCAAAAGTTTATTTTGGCGAAGTAACAGCGACACAGCGAAAGAAAGAGGTCACACCTCTAACAGATATTTCACAAACCTGTAATAAACCGAATGTATTTAATATTTCCTTCATGGGCAAGCCATACAAGTTTAATTTAATGCCATGTATCGAAAATACGCAAAGGACTCCTAAAAGAACAAGTGTGACTTGGGTATACTCTGGGGGAAGTAAATTAACAAACGTATGTTAATCTAGTttacaattaatatttttttcagaacagccgttttatggcaattattcgacattagattctcatacaaacactgttatttctcacacgtttgcctactcgtcaagatggcttcgaaaaccgtgacaaggtctatttaagATGAAGTGTTCAGGTGTGTTTCTCAAACTCTGATTTTTACGGTCTCTTATACTTTTAAAAAGTCTCCAGTAACCGAAATAAATGATGAACTTTCTTGCATATTTGGAATTAAGCTTCTAGCCATTCAAActctgaagagaaaaaagaaaaaagaaacaagagttGCTTGTCTCGCCGGCTTCCCTCTCCATGCCTCGATATACGCATGCTAAGCATATTTGTAAACACTTTTTCTAAACGAGAATATAATAAAAGCAAAGCTTCTGGCAACACCTTCTACCGGCAATTGTATCGTACTGTACAAAAAGtaaacttagggcctgtttacatagagtgggggaccccggtctagtggggtaagtttcttttgttttcacgctctgggggacacaaaacaaaagaaacttaccccactagaccggggtcccccactccatgtaaacagggtcttaaccTGCCTCGTTTTCCTATGCCTGTCACGGCTTTATATTCATTCGTCACATTGTTAACAGGTTGCATTACATGTTGAGATCAGAATGTACAATTATGATACATAACAAAACCTTTTCTCCTAAACTCAAAGAGACATGCAAAATTGACTCTGCCACCTGAAAGTTATACCAAACAAAAAGGTTTTCGATTCTGTTATGGCGTCACTAAAGTTGGCTGTTATTACACTGGTCACCTTTTCACTGCCCTTGAGTTGTGTGCAAAGTAAAAGAGGTGGGTATCAAAAGGCATATTTTCCCATGTTTTGTTCACACATGTAAATTAGACAAAGGCCAGAATTTCGCGCCGGTTATTTAAACTGGAAGACTAGCTGAGACCGCGGTTTACAACAAACGTGGACCTCCAGATCTTTGGTAAGTAGGTTGGTTTGCCACGTATATAGATTCTAtctttttcttctctgtaaTGGGTGCCTACTCCATTGTCCACAGAGAACAACCTTTTGATAAGGCTAGGATTGGTTAATACTGGAAACGTATGGCTTGGAACACCGTTTTTTAAAGTAACCCACTAATTTACATaggtgtttttgttgttgttgttataatcTTTGGAAACGGATAACAGGATTTCTTTTAGCTTAACATCTTCAAGTAAATCACTGGGCCACCATTGAATTTTCCCATTTCGTCAGTTATTCTAAACGTCAACTACAATTTTAACCTTGTTTCTAAGGTTTTACAAAATGTCATGTATCTAGTGCACCTATTAATACTGGCACAGCGGGGCTGATGCTTTGGGATATACAATACCGACtacgacttttttctttgtcttcaaaatttttcttattcGACAGTTTGATGTTGCAAGTACACATTGGTACTATAAAGGTGTCTTGAAATCCATAAcgactaaaaaaatatttagcgACAGCTATACTGTTATAGTCCCATCCAGCCATCTTTTAAAGGAATGCACACGAAGAAATTTGCGCGAAcaatgaaaaaatacaaaaggcTTGAGtcataaaaaaaagagtttcaATGTAGAGTTGAGTGAATTGTTATAAAGATAAAGATTTCAAAAAATTGGAGGTGGGAGATGGGGGGCAAAGAAGTGAAAACATATAAAGAGTTGCTGCTAAAATTTAAGTGGTAGCACTAACTTCGCCGACCCAAGAGTTTTTCAAAATATACATCCCTAAAGCGAACGGTTTTGGGCCAAAGAGACTAATGCAAATTAattgaaaatatcaaaaaatgtATTGATAATCGAGAGAAAAAGGATAAGTGTTCGACTGGCTGACAAGAAACCTGAATATTTAATCGCCGCAATGAACAATCTTATTATTGCCGGTAATGGATCAATACTAATCAGTAAAAGTGTTTCTAAATCTTCAATTCACAAATGCAACCTTCGATCACATTTCAGATTCTACTTCGCATCCTACCCTTCCCGAAAACTGGggcatttttttgctttatgaGGGTTGCTTCCAGTTGAATGAAACTCCTGCGAAAGAACGGACAGATGCCAAGAACAACAACCACGTCTGCAATGATTACTGTGACAGTGaaggaaaaacattttcagCGACCATTGGTGAACGATGCTTATGCTTTGACAGCCGCCCGGCAAACAGTTTGTCAAAAGGTGAATGCGACACTTCGTGTCCAAAAACTCCCCCTACAAATGCTAAGGAAGGTTCATCGGGTTGTAAAGATCTTGGATGTTGTGGTTCCACGGAAAACAGCGCTGTAACAGTCGTTCAGACGATAAAAATCAGCCGAGAACAATTAGGTCTCAAGAAACATGGTAAGAATCCACAGACTTTTTAACTCTGTGAATTTGAAATGCGAAACGCAGTTTTAACTGAAGATGGGTGATATAAAAACGCTGAAAGCATCTTACTCAAAATGATGGGTTTATTGATAACTGTACGCCATCAATCTAACAAAAAACGTTTCTCTTTCCAGGCCAGAGGATTTTTTTAACTTCAGCGCTTTCACTTTAGCTGCGCTAAACGAAAAAACGTTTAAAGAATTCCTTTATACTAATGTTATACACAAGAAGTGGTCAAGATCCAAACTTAAAGATTAAGTATGCACTTTATATTGAGCGCCACAAAACGTTTTTATTGACAGTATTTCTATTCTACATTCTGTGAGAGTGAAAC
The genomic region above belongs to Porites lutea chromosome 12, jaPorLute2.1, whole genome shotgun sequence and contains:
- the LOC140953927 gene encoding uncharacterized protein, which produces MANTCASRLPCRNSTRYLFSISFFLAIFIILAFIDYESIYKGTNSEPVSRYKQSQLQRKVPGRFDGGEREHLWQDESRDSKGLQELMSQYAEADVTLTEADKPNLPHAPAEQDRTLPFKKMFANAEEKGKKRRKSLKWNNMIVPLTDLEEEENKHQVLLLLIVSSAPRRYDRRNAIRQTWMSKCDTGKARCIFFTDGLQLEEAQTSKLLKELSIFKDIKFSPTDIDAMIFGERFLYQILWAKAKFNFQFLLRVDDDYFICMERLLYELPFRPKNNLSWGVYHCHDEDLVYMDESWALFSQDVIQQFLSQDPQTMLCHPFGDQTFTLWINASTLNLNDFNDHRLHYWPPAGKLEKFYSIKNVCDKFLGIHGSYPDVMRYLWLNNNDSRKDITDLTLLRESCFFQKVFDVNKFKGVYGHKPRRCLEKPRWVSMLKSWAGSESLELTR
- the LOC140921627 gene encoding uncharacterized protein, which translates into the protein MASLKLAVITLVTFSLPLSCVQSKRDSTSHPTLPENWGIFLLYEGCFQLNETPAKERTDAKNNNHVCNDYCDSEGKTFSATIGERCLCFDSRPANSLSKGECDTSCPKTPPTNAKEGSSGCKDLGCCGSTENSAVTVVQTIKISREQLGLKKHDHAPCSRHMPAKNKDGFGSFIDPKGCFRRSENPAKEKPRNPQNVNVICVNFCAQENITYAATISDRCLCLNSLPSEKLEDNQCTTRCPGKKSD